In Brevibacillus brevis NBRC 100599, a single genomic region encodes these proteins:
- the pnpS gene encoding two-component system histidine kinase PnpS has translation MTRFRIKLTLTILGLISLVLLVMGMYFAKVLENSYLQSLNELLSRESKLIAQAVRFPDVFSDKATLEDRVKQVAPADEVRITIIDKDGQVMYDNSSHSEEMENHHDRPEMKAALQGETGISRRFSETLGYDMMYVAVPVELNNEIFGVVRSAMSMKDITDTIHKMWYSLLTGLLVTLVVGSIVVSRISFSIIRPIEEITRVARNITQRQYESRVRIKAKDEIGQLAGAINFMASSLEQQMYEISENQQRLAGVLTNMTSGVIFISEQRRIMLVNPAVEKLLGTAGHEIVGKLHIEAGKSFGLSQYIDRCLDRSEKFRQEVHIYYPQERILDVNFAPYINFKGESRGVVVVLHDITDIRRLEKMRSEFVANVSHELRTPITSIKGFTETLLEGAMQDEETCRNFLQIISDESERLYRMIRDILDLSKIEQKRIPLHLGQVHLQDLISSAVAIMHDQAQRKELTITLPSPKPDIWLMTDKDCLQQIILNLLTNAIAYTQEGGKISIKTEADSENITIQVMDTGIGIPEKELTRIFERFYRVDKARSRDSGGTGLGLAIVKHLVENLHGHISVESKEGRGTTFTVTLPLT, from the coding sequence TTGACTCGCTTTCGAATCAAACTCACTTTGACTATTTTGGGTTTAATCTCTCTCGTACTATTGGTGATGGGCATGTATTTTGCCAAAGTGCTTGAGAATTCCTACCTCCAATCACTGAATGAGCTATTGTCTCGCGAGTCGAAGCTCATCGCTCAGGCGGTCCGATTCCCGGACGTCTTTTCTGATAAGGCGACGTTAGAGGATCGGGTTAAACAAGTAGCGCCAGCAGATGAAGTACGGATCACCATTATCGACAAGGATGGTCAAGTGATGTACGACAACTCCTCCCATTCGGAAGAGATGGAAAACCACCATGACCGACCAGAGATGAAGGCAGCGTTACAAGGAGAAACAGGGATTTCCCGCCGTTTCAGTGAGACGCTCGGCTATGACATGATGTACGTTGCAGTACCTGTTGAACTGAACAACGAAATATTCGGTGTTGTTCGTTCAGCGATGTCAATGAAAGATATTACCGATACGATCCACAAAATGTGGTACAGCTTACTCACTGGTTTATTGGTTACCTTGGTAGTCGGATCGATTGTCGTTTCCCGCATTTCCTTTTCCATTATTCGTCCGATCGAGGAGATCACCCGGGTAGCCCGCAACATTACACAGCGCCAATATGAGAGCCGTGTGAGAATCAAAGCAAAGGATGAGATCGGTCAGCTTGCAGGCGCGATCAACTTCATGGCATCGAGCCTGGAGCAGCAGATGTACGAAATCTCGGAGAATCAGCAGCGCCTGGCAGGGGTGCTGACTAATATGACGAGTGGCGTAATCTTCATTTCAGAGCAACGTCGGATCATGCTGGTCAATCCAGCCGTTGAAAAGCTGTTGGGGACTGCTGGCCATGAGATCGTAGGCAAGCTGCATATCGAGGCAGGCAAAAGCTTTGGGCTTAGCCAATACATCGACAGGTGCCTCGACAGAAGCGAGAAGTTTCGTCAAGAGGTACACATCTATTACCCGCAGGAACGCATTCTTGACGTGAATTTTGCTCCCTATATCAACTTCAAGGGGGAGTCGAGGGGTGTAGTCGTGGTACTGCATGACATCACGGACATTCGTCGCTTGGAGAAGATGCGCAGTGAATTCGTAGCAAACGTATCGCATGAGCTACGTACGCCGATTACCTCGATCAAGGGCTTCACGGAGACCTTGCTTGAAGGCGCGATGCAGGACGAGGAAACATGTCGCAATTTCCTGCAAATCATCTCGGATGAGAGCGAGCGGCTCTACCGAATGATACGCGATATCTTGGATCTCTCCAAAATCGAGCAAAAGCGAATCCCATTGCATCTGGGTCAGGTTCACTTACAGGATTTGATCAGTTCAGCAGTTGCCATTATGCATGACCAGGCACAGCGCAAGGAATTGACGATCACGCTCCCTTCACCGAAGCCAGATATTTGGCTGATGACCGATAAGGATTGCTTGCAGCAGATCATCCTGAATCTGTTGACGAATGCGATCGCCTACACGCAAGAAGGTGGAAAAATCAGCATCAAGACAGAAGCAGACAGCGAAAACATCACTATACAAGTCATGGATACCGGGATTGGCATTCCGGAAAAGGAGCTCACGCGTATCTTTGAGCGGTTTTATCGCGTAGACAAAGCCCGCAGCCGCGATTCAGGTGGAACAGGTTTGGGCCTCGCAATTGTGAAGCATCTCGTGGAAAATTTGCACGGGCATATTAGTGTGGAGAGCAAGGAAGGAAGAGGGACAACCTTCACAGTTACACTCCCCCTTACCTAA
- the phoU gene encoding phosphate signaling complex protein PhoU → MSRHAFEEQQDILHRKLMTMGTLVEEAIHKSIKSLVERDAQLAEQVIASDPVINELEQEIQSDCFRLIALQQPVGGDLRRLGTMLKLVTDLERMGDHAVSIAKTTRRLMADPYVKPLIDIPMMADHVKAMVRDCLNAYIARNKEAAEEIASRDDIVDKLYSTIFHDLIELMTKNSQAISQGTHLLLVAQYLERIADHVTNICEWIIYMSTGKMTDLNK, encoded by the coding sequence ATGTCACGGCATGCTTTTGAAGAACAGCAGGATATACTGCACCGCAAGCTCATGACGATGGGCACATTGGTGGAAGAAGCCATTCATAAATCGATTAAGAGTCTGGTTGAGCGAGATGCCCAACTGGCTGAACAGGTTATCGCAAGCGATCCTGTGATCAATGAGTTGGAGCAAGAAATACAGAGCGATTGCTTCCGTCTCATTGCGCTACAGCAGCCAGTCGGTGGTGACTTGCGACGCTTGGGAACTATGTTGAAGCTGGTGACGGATTTGGAGCGCATGGGTGATCATGCCGTTTCCATTGCCAAGACGACCCGACGCTTGATGGCGGACCCGTACGTGAAACCCCTCATCGATATTCCGATGATGGCTGATCACGTTAAGGCTATGGTGCGTGATTGCTTAAATGCCTATATTGCACGCAACAAAGAAGCGGCAGAAGAGATTGCCTCACGCGACGACATTGTTGATAAACTGTACTCCACGATTTTCCATGATCTGATTGAATTGATGACGAAAAACAGTCAGGCCATTTCGCAAGGAACGCATTTGCTCTTGGTCGCGCAATATTTGGAACGGATTGCCGATCATGTTACGAACATCTGCGAATGGATTATTTATATGTCTACTGGAAAAATGACGGATTTGAATAAATAA
- a CDS encoding PRK06851 family protein: MTTKVRHIYAAGNTARGYKTFYDSVLEGLERVYILTGTVEGITSPLIEAIGNQIARVTDEVEWIHSPFVNGQFDGVIFPKYKVAIMDGSYPRIWRPASPGVKEIQVNLQSMVNIDQLVDEKDQIASWYEEIFRKSEEAYQAFGEALRIHDEWEAPYIEHLNREEANSVTEEVKALFFGEEQLEKKAKVRRMYLGAATPQGPVDHIMKLTDHLEKRYFIKGRPGSGKSTMLKKLVEEAKTRGFDVEVYHCGLDPHSLDMVIVPEKGLAIFDSTAPHEYFPSKETDEVIDMYERAIEPGTDEVYEEELMDIQVRYKQKVKEATANLLAAKELRDQLNNAYQEAVDQQRLRAVTQAIVSRLTKMS; encoded by the coding sequence ATGACCACAAAAGTCCGCCATATATATGCCGCAGGGAATACTGCGCGAGGATACAAGACGTTTTATGACTCCGTATTGGAAGGCTTGGAGCGTGTTTATATTTTGACAGGGACAGTAGAAGGAATTACTTCACCGCTCATAGAGGCGATTGGCAATCAAATAGCACGAGTGACAGATGAAGTGGAGTGGATTCATTCGCCTTTTGTGAACGGGCAGTTTGATGGTGTTATTTTTCCAAAGTATAAAGTGGCGATCATGGATGGAAGCTATCCCCGGATTTGGAGACCAGCTTCTCCCGGTGTAAAGGAAATTCAGGTCAATTTGCAGTCGATGGTCAACATTGATCAGCTGGTGGATGAGAAAGACCAGATTGCCAGTTGGTACGAAGAGATTTTTAGGAAGAGTGAAGAGGCATACCAAGCTTTTGGCGAGGCGCTCCGCATCCACGATGAGTGGGAGGCTCCCTACATTGAGCACCTCAATAGAGAAGAAGCCAATAGTGTTACGGAAGAAGTAAAAGCCTTGTTCTTCGGCGAGGAGCAACTGGAAAAGAAAGCAAAGGTAAGGCGTATGTATTTGGGGGCAGCGACGCCGCAGGGGCCCGTAGATCATATCATGAAGCTGACCGACCATTTGGAGAAGCGCTACTTTATCAAGGGCAGACCAGGCTCTGGCAAGTCTACTATGCTGAAAAAGTTGGTGGAGGAAGCCAAAACACGCGGCTTTGACGTGGAAGTATACCACTGTGGATTAGACCCGCACAGCCTTGATATGGTAATTGTTCCTGAGAAGGGCCTCGCTATTTTTGACAGCACCGCACCTCATGAGTATTTTCCAAGCAAAGAGACAGATGAGGTTATCGATATGTATGAACGGGCAATTGAACCTGGCACAGATGAGGTATACGAAGAAGAGTTAATGGATATTCAGGTCAGATACAAGCAAAAAGTGAAAGAAGCAACGGCGAATCTTCTCGCTGCGAAGGAGCTGCGCGACCAGTTGAACAATGCTTACCAGGAAGCGGTGGACCAGCAACGTCTCAGGGCAGTTACGCAAGCAATTGTCAGCAGACTGACGAAGATGAGCTAA
- a CDS encoding VanW family protein, with protein MGFAMTMALLLLINPLDPTNFLQVEIEGKTVAMLNRADYALPFDGVPLVDDSKLARMVEELAKKTYIEPINATINNAGAIVPEAKGRKLDDLAFHARFYDYFYGAGAASMNVSYKEIFPKVDKALMSQVRKKRIGQYATYFNAGNRNRVHNIKLASQAINNYVVLPGEVFSFNKVVGQRTKEKGYLQAPIIVRGELSEGIGGGICQVSSTLFNAVDQAGLHIIQRYSHSRNVAYVPPGRDATVSWYGPDFVFQNKYAYPVLIRAIASNGSMYVTVHSFPEMEHEPRNVPSVRRTTPEEAPDAPSILNENGPTIP; from the coding sequence ATGGGTTTTGCTATGACGATGGCTCTGTTACTGTTAATCAATCCCCTCGACCCAACGAATTTTTTGCAGGTAGAGATCGAGGGCAAGACAGTAGCTATGCTCAATCGGGCTGATTATGCTCTTCCCTTTGATGGCGTTCCTTTGGTCGATGACAGCAAGCTTGCTCGAATGGTGGAAGAGTTGGCGAAAAAAACATACATCGAGCCGATCAATGCAACGATTAATAACGCCGGGGCCATCGTTCCAGAAGCTAAGGGAAGAAAGCTAGATGATCTAGCATTTCACGCACGTTTTTATGATTATTTTTACGGTGCGGGAGCCGCAAGTATGAATGTCAGCTACAAAGAGATATTCCCGAAGGTAGACAAGGCTCTCATGAGTCAGGTTCGGAAAAAAAGGATCGGACAATATGCGACCTATTTTAATGCAGGCAACCGGAATCGTGTACACAACATCAAGCTTGCCTCGCAGGCGATTAACAATTACGTGGTGTTACCAGGAGAAGTTTTTTCTTTTAATAAGGTAGTGGGCCAGCGTACGAAAGAAAAAGGGTATTTGCAGGCTCCTATCATTGTCAGAGGAGAGCTGTCGGAAGGCATCGGGGGAGGAATCTGCCAAGTATCGTCTACGTTGTTCAATGCGGTAGATCAGGCAGGTCTGCACATTATTCAGCGCTATTCCCACAGTCGAAACGTAGCGTACGTACCTCCAGGTCGAGATGCAACCGTGAGCTGGTACGGCCCTGATTTTGTGTTTCAAAACAAATACGCTTATCCCGTCTTGATTCGTGCGATCGCGAGCAATGGAAGCATGTACGTGACGGTTCACTCTTTTCCAGAAATGGAGCATGAGCCGCGAAATGTACCAAGCGTACGCCGCACGACCCCTGAAGAAGCACCGGATGCTCCATCTATTTTGAATGAAAATGGACCGACAATCCCTTAG
- a CDS encoding MarR family winged helix-turn-helix transcriptional regulator, whose product MNKSLHIRDLLKRLNKTFGTMATKELSQYGVTVPQLMVIREIHPDPKTIGQISKAVDLSYSTVSGIIDRLEREQLVERVRDENDRRVVWIRKTPKISELFAKVDFFSENFYKRIFHGFSDEDLDIIIQSMETLIAKLEERES is encoded by the coding sequence ATGAATAAATCACTGCATATTCGGGACTTGTTAAAACGGTTGAACAAGACTTTTGGCACAATGGCCACAAAAGAACTGTCCCAATATGGTGTGACTGTCCCGCAGCTAATGGTCATTCGAGAAATACATCCTGATCCCAAAACGATCGGTCAGATAAGCAAAGCCGTAGACTTATCCTACAGCACCGTTTCTGGCATCATTGATCGTTTGGAACGAGAACAACTCGTAGAACGTGTACGTGATGAGAATGACCGACGTGTTGTCTGGATTCGTAAAACACCGAAGATTTCCGAGCTGTTCGCAAAAGTTGATTTTTTCTCAGAGAATTTTTACAAGCGTATTTTCCATGGATTTTCCGATGAGGATTTAGACATCATTATTCAGTCGATGGAAACATTGATTGCGAAACTAGAAGAACGAGAAAGTTGA